The genomic window GGCAGCGTGCAGCCAGTACTTCAAGAAGCTCTTCACCTCAGGGTTAGTGGTGGACCAGCAGAACGTGTATGAGATAGACTTTGTGAGTGCGGACGCCCTGTCGGCGCTGCTGGAGTTCGCCTACACCGCGACCCTCACCGTCAGCACTTCCAACGTCAACGACATCCTCAACGCCGCCACGCTGCTGGAGATCCCGGCCGTCAGGGATGTCTGCACGGATCTCCTGGAGAGGAAGATTCTGGCCAAAAATGACCAGATGGATACAGTAGATCAAATTGATCAGAGGAACCATCTCAGAGCAAAAGAGTACCTGGAGTTCTTCCAGAGCAACCCCGTGAACGGCCACCAAGGCAGCTTTCCGTGGACCAACCCAGAGTTGAGAGACCTTCAGAGACTGAACTTCCGAGgccaagaggaggaggaggagtcgAACTGCAACGGCCTGGACTTCTACTCGCAAGCCACCCCAACCGAAAGACCAAAGGCAAGTGACTGTGACCCCGACAGCAACCCGGCCATGTGGCTGGAGCGCGAGGACGAGGAGCCGGTCAGCGGCGGGATGTTCTCCCCTTCCCAGAACGGACATTACAGCAGCCGCGGCTTGGCCACCCCGGCAGAAGAGGAGGGGGGCACCCCCAGGGGCCCTCTGGACCCGCAGGAGGCCGGGGACTCGCCCAGCTTCATCCCCACGGGCACGGAGACGGAGGATGATGCCAGGGAGGTGGATGACCTGGCCGCCAGcgccctgctccagcagatgATCAACTCGGTGGGGCGGCAGCAGCTCGGCGACGACGACCGCAAGGACGAGGACGGGGTCATGGATTattacttgaaatattttggcaGTTCCAGCGAGGGCGACGTGTACCCGTCCTGGTCGCAGAAGGTGGAGAAGAAGATCAGGGCAAAAGCATTCCAGAAGTGCCCCATCTGCGAGAAGGTGATCCAGGGCGCCGGGAAGCTGCCGCGCCACATCCGCACCCACACCGGGGAGAAGCCCTACGAGTGCAACATCTGCAACGTCAGATTCACCAGGTACGGCTGGGAACGGGGGCTGCACACAGACCTGGGGGCTGCACACAGACCTGGGGGCTGCACACAAACCTGGGGACTGCACACAGACCCGGGGACTGCACCCAAACCCGGGGTCTGCACCCAAACCCGGGGTCTGCACCCAAACCCGGccctcccctctccccgggagccagcccagggctgctcctgggtgaTTTTATCTCTCTGCTCAACTCATTTCCGTCCTAACTGgcgagctggggctggaggccaAAGTTTTCCAGGGAGCAGTTTGGGGGTGTGACACTTGAGCTATCTCAAGGGGCCTGGCTCGATGGCCAGTGCCACCATCCTGCTGTCCTGacttgctgagctctgctggaagcCTGACATGAGGGGgaaacagagctgcagctcttggtCTGTCCattgaggcaggagcaggggaatgGTTTGGGCATGGCTCATGGCATGGCTGAGGTGGCCGTGGCTGGGTTGGAGGGAGGTCGGAGCCCGCTCGTGTccttggcagagcagctctgcagccccggTGCAGCTCCCGGGGGCGTTTGCCACGGCCCTGTTCCTaatcagggctgctctgctccctgcctgggccaCGGCAGCACCAAAGAAAGGGGACATTGTTTGGGCTGCTCCAGTTCACTCCAGTCCGTGCCCGGGCGCCGCCTCCTCTCCCCGGCTCTgctgcggggctgggccggCCCGGGggtcccagcctggagcagccctggccctgccggGGGCAGCGTGGGCTGCCcggcctggggctgctccctttccctttccctgctccctttccctgctccccttccctgctccctttccctttccctgctccctttccctgctccctttcccttccctttctctgctttttcccttccatttccctgctccctttccttttccctgtctgctgtcttccctttccatttccttccctgctccctttcccttccctttttctgctctgtttcccttccctttcccttctccctttcccttctctttccctgcctgcttctttccctttccctttccctgctccttttccctttccctgcctgcccagatGTTCCCACTGTGCCACTTCCCCCAGCCCTTCCAGGCCCCTGGTGCTCTGGGGGCTCCATCCCGTGTGGGGTCCGTGTGGGATGCCCAGGGTGCAGCCCGAGGGGCAGGAGGCCGtgtcctgccccttcccctggTCCCGGCCGCGCCCAGCCCACGTTGGAGAGCTGAGGAATGCAGATAATGGCAGGGGCAGGGtgccagccctccctccccgctcccccggccctgccacgcggcacctccctgctccggggctggggctgatcCCACAGCGACCCCACAGCgaccccacagagaccccatAGCGACCCCACAGCCACCCACAGAgaccccacagccaccccatagcgaccccacagccaccccatagcgaccccacagccacccacagagaccccacagccaccccatagcgaccccacagccaccccatagcgaccccacagccaccccactGCCATCCCCCTCTAGGCACCATCCAGGGCACTGCAGGCCCTGGAAATGCCACAGggtccctggcagctgctggcactgcaacGTGAGGGGAGGCACAGGGGGGActtgtggggagggggagctggTGGGACCACCTCATCCTTTTTCCATCCTGCTCCCATTCCTTGGCATTAGGATCTGCTCCCATTCTGTAGGACCCTGCTCCCATTCCTTGGCATTAGGATCTGCTCCCATTCTGTAGGACCCTGCTCCCATTCCTTGGCATTAggatctgctccctgctggctcccaggaGGGCCTGGCACCTgtaaaaaagctgcttttctaaACCAGCAGATTCCAGCCAAAACAcatcctcctgcctctgcccacagcagctttgggaagcctggacagggacagggagctgtcCTTGGCATCGCTTGTTCCCGTGCCCCGAGCTCCATTTATTCCATGTTATTTATTCCATGTTATTTATTCCATGTTATTTATTCCATATTATTCCTTTGCTCTCCTTCCCCATCCAcggcccagggctgggaacaaATCCCTTCCCCATTCCgtgggaggggtttgggagggggtttggggtgtggcaggaggaggagggggctgCTCCAGCCGGGTGTTCCCGCACCCAGCCCGGCCCTGCTCAGGGATTTTTGCTCCCTGGCGTTTCCTGGTTCCTCTGCGGTCACAGggggaggagcagctcccataaaaaaaaaaaaaagagaagagtttGGGAGGTTATAAAATGCCAAATTGTAATTTCACGAGCCACTTCATGTGTCACTCAGAGCTGGACACGACCTTGGGGCTTTGATCCTTCCCCGGAGCTTTAGGATTTCTGGGATCCTGTGGGTAAAGGGAGAACGTTCAGGGCTGGGATCTGAGTGATCCGTGCAGGAATGGGGTGGATCCGCCTGGGAAGGGTCGggcaggtgctggggagggcagcaggggctcccctgcctggccacGTGCTCGGGGCTGGGTTTGCCTCCAGGAAGCAGCGATGGCTCAGGTGGCCCTGCTgggccctggcccagccccaaaTGAGCCATGTGTGACCCCATAGCTGTgaccagcctgggctgggcagggtgtgACCCCATAACCCTGCTCAGACCCTGTATGGGCCAATGTGTGACCCCATAACCCTGCTCAGACCCTGTATGGGCCAATGTGTGACCCCATAACCCTGCTCAGACCCCATATGGGGCAATGTGTGACCCCATAACCCTGCTCAGACCCTGTATGGGGCACTGTGTGACCCCATAACCCTGCTCAGACCCTATATGGGGCACTGTGTGACCCTACAGCCATGCTCAGACCACCTGTGGGGCAATGTGTGACCCCACATGTGACAGTGTGTGACCCTACCCTCTCACCCTGCACTGGGTAATGCTCAGCCCCACACCAGGAGCTGCCCATTCCAGTGTCCATCCCCACTCCAGgaggtgcccagccctgtgccagtgtccaTCCCCACACCAGGAGATGCCCAGGCCCATTCCAGTGTCCATCcccactccaggagctgcccagccctgtgccaaggcccattccagtgtccatccccacaccaggagctgcccagccctgtgccaagGCCCATTCCAGTGTCCATCCCCACACCAGGAGATGCCCAGGCCCATTCCAGTGTCCATCCCCacaccaggagctgcccaggcccATTCCAGTGTCCATCCCCACACCAGGAGCTGCCCATTCCAGTGTCCATCCCCACACCAGGAGCTGCCCATTCCAGTGTCCATCCCCACACCAGGAGATGCCCAGGCCCATTCCAGTGTCCATCCccatgccaggagctgctcaggcccATTCCAGTGTCCATCCCCACACCAGGAGAtgcccattccaatgcccatccccgctccagccccgtcccagtgccacccacgCCGTGTCACCTCCTCCacacccctccctgcccctccacGCCCCCAGTCCGTCCCTgacgtgtccgtgtgtccccgcAGGCAGGACAAGCTGAAGGTGCACATGCGGAAGCACACGGGGGAGAAGCCCtacctgtgccagcagtgcgGGGCCGCCTTCGCCCACAACTACGACTTGAAGAACCACATGCGGGTGCACACGGGGCTGCGGCCGTACCAGTGCGACAGCTGCTGCAAGACTTTCGTCCGCTCCGACCACCTGCACAGGCACCTTAAAAAAGATGGATGCAACGGGATCCCGTCACGGAGGGGCCGCAAGCCGCGGGTCAGGGAGGCCGGCGGGGCCATGCCCCCCACGCCCACGGAGGACGGGAGCACCCCGGCCCCCGAGCCCGAGGACACGGCCGCGGGCAgcgaggagcagcagcagcagcagcagcagcactttgagGAGAATTCCAATAACGAAGCGCCGGGATTGAATGTAGCAGGAGGGTCGGATGAGGGTAATGAGCAAGGACTCTcctaaaccaaaaaaaaaaaagaaaaaaaccataaaaccaACCCCAACCGATGAAACGatgaaacctgaaaaaaaaacaacaaaacaaagtcACAAAATCTAGTTAGTACTTTTCCTCcgatttttctctttaaaagatgtttctctcccttttttttaaggaaaaaacaaaaaaaagctacaaaaaaaagaaaaaaaaaaagagagatattATATATTAACGTTTTCCAATCTTCCCATCGTAAGCGGGGCTCTCCCCCGAGGATCCCTCATAGCCAAGGACCTTTTCTTGGAAAGGCAAGGACGCTAGGGAAGCACGAGGTGGGG from Molothrus aeneus isolate 106 chromosome 27, BPBGC_Maene_1.0, whole genome shotgun sequence includes these protein-coding regions:
- the ZBTB7A gene encoding zinc finger and BTB domain-containing protein 7A; the protein is MAGGVDGPIGIPFPDHSSDILSSLNEQRNNGLLCDVVILVEGQEFPTHRSVLAACSQYFKKLFTSGLVVDQQNVYEIDFVSADALSALLEFAYTATLTVSTSNVNDILNAATLLEIPAVRDVCTDLLERKILAKNDQMDTVDQIDQRNHLRAKEYLEFFQSNPVNGHQGSFPWTNPELRDLQRLNFRGQEEEEESNCNGLDFYSQATPTERPKASDCDPDSNPAMWLEREDEEPVSGGMFSPSQNGHYSSRGLATPAEEEGGTPRGPLDPQEAGDSPSFIPTGTETEDDAREVDDLAASALLQQMINSVGRQQLGDDDRKDEDGVMDYYLKYFGSSSEGDVYPSWSQKVEKKIRAKAFQKCPICEKVIQGAGKLPRHIRTHTGEKPYECNICNVRFTRQDKLKVHMRKHTGEKPYLCQQCGAAFAHNYDLKNHMRVHTGLRPYQCDSCCKTFVRSDHLHRHLKKDGCNGIPSRRGRKPRVREAGGAMPPTPTEDGSTPAPEPEDTAAGSEEQQQQQQQHFEENSNNEAPGLNVAGGSDEGNEQGLS